The genomic DNA TACTTAGCATCGAACGCAAACGTTTGTCTGGTCTAAAATTTATATGTGCTTTTTTAATAGCATTTATCGATAGCTCCTCTTTTGTAGCAACCCCTTCTGAGCTTATTCCTATTTGAAAAGACCCCAACTTATCTAACTTTACAATTTTACCTTGCGCTAACTCATCTGCTACATTATGTAACAAAGACAATAAAACTGCATAACAGTCTGCTTCTCTTACCGTACTTTGATTAGACACTAAATACGCCAACCTTTCTAAATCGGTGGTACCTGTTGCAATTGCTTGTGCATAAAACTTATTGGCCGCTACTCTGTCCTGCGGATTTGGACGTTCTATTGATTTTACTTTTACCATGATGGTTTACTTTAAAAATTTAAAAAATTACAACTTTTATTTAAAGAGATTGTTATAAGACATCTCTATAGTCGCTTTAAAAACTCTGTGACAAGCACCCAACCACTCACGATTTTAAGTAGTAAAACACTAAGTAACAATTACCTAATGGAGTTCGTGAAAATAAAATTAAATCATACCTTACCTGGCAGTTTGATGTACTGCATTAAAAATTATACTAATTTTTTTGGTAAGTTTTAAGAAGTATTGTAATTTTGAAGTCTAGAATCAAAACAAACACTTCTTAAAGTGTTA from Polaribacter sp. ALD11 includes the following:
- a CDS encoding HU family DNA-binding protein, encoding MVKVKSIERPNPQDRVAANKFYAQAIATGTTDLERLAYLVSNQSTVREADCYAVLLSLLHNVADELAQGKIVKLDKLGSFQIGISSEGVATKEELSINAIKKAHINFRPDKRLRSMLSNVDFTFN